Below is a genomic region from Methanobrevibacter sp..
AAGCGTTGTAGGTGTACAGGCACACACTTCTAAAATAGATTCTGTAATAAAAGAATTAAAGGAGGTTGAATCATGACTGATAATTTAAAAATTGGAGTATTTCTATGTGAATGCGGTGGAAATATTTCTGATATTGTCGACCTTGATGAAGTTCGAAAAGCTTTGAATGTGGAAGTTATTGAACAATTTGAAAACCTCTGTTCTTTAAATGGACGTAAACTCATACGTGATGCAATTATTGAACGTCATTTGGATAGGGTTGTTGTAGCGGCTTGTTCACCAATTAGTCATGAAAGAACATTTCAGGATTATGTCAAACCATTAAACCCATACTTAATGGATATGGCTAATATTAGGGAACAATGTTCTTGGGTTCATGATGATAAAGAAAAAGCAACTAAAAAAGCAATTACATTAATTAAGGCATCTATTGAAAAAGTAAAACAATCCGATGAAGTTAATCCAATATATTGTCCAATTCCAGAAGATGTGGCAGTTATTGGTGGCGGAATTGCAGGAATGAATGCTGCATTATCATTGGCAAAACAAGGAAAAAAAGTAACTATAATTGAACAGTCTCCATCTCTTGGAGGATACATGGCTAAAATTGGTAAAGTATTTTCACCAGTTAAAATTGCTGAAGAATGTGGAATGTGTCTTTTAAATCCAATTTTAAATGATTTGGTATGGAATGACAATATAACTGTTTTAACTAATTCAAAAGTAGTTGAAGCAGACCGTCATGCAGGTACCTATAATTTAATTGTTGAAAAATCTCCAAGATTTGTTGATCCGGATAAATGTATTGCATGTGGAAAATGTGTTGACGTTTGTGATATTGAAGTTCCAGATGATTGGAATGAAGGATTATCTAAAAGAAAAGCAATTTATCGACCATTTGGACAGTCATATCCTGAAGCTTATGTTATTGATCCTGATGCATGTACTAAATGTGGGGACTGTAAACGTCAGTGTATGATGGATGCAATCACTTTAAAACAGAAACCTGTAAAATTCCCATTGCAAGTTGGTTCAATTATTGTTGCAACAGGTCATCAGTTAATAAATCCTGATAAAAGACCGGATTATTCATACTCAAGACATCCAGATATCATTACTCAAATGGAACTTGGACGTATTACTGGTGTAAATGGTCCAACAAAAGGAGAACTATTAAAATCTAATGGAGAAGTACCTAAAAGAGTTGTAATGATTCAATGTGTTGGTTCAAGAGATGAAAAACCTGATGGTCACAGATATTGTTCTAAAATTTGCTGCTCTGTTGCTTCAAAAAATGCGAATATTATTAAACATAAATACCCTGACACTGATGTTGTTGTATGTTATACGGATGTCAGAACTCCGGGAATGTTTGAAAAATATTACAAACACACTCAGGAAAACGGTGTAAGATTTTTAAGAGGCCGTCCTGGTGAAGTAGCAGTTAAGGGAGATGACTTAATAGTCCGTGTTGAAAATACAATTAAAGGTGAATTTGAAGAAATTGAAGCGGATATGGTTGTATTGTCAACAGCAATGGAACCGTCAGAAGGTACCAAGGAGATTGCAGAAATATTGAATATAGGAACAACAGAAGACCATTTCATTAAAGAGTCACATCCGAAAATTAAACCTGTAACAACAGATGTTCAGGGAGTATTTGTTTGTGGTACTGCACAGGATCCAAAAGATATTACAGATTCCATCATGCAGGCAACTTCCGCTGCATCTAAAGTTGCAGAATATAATTATGGCGGGGTTGAAATTGAACCATTTATTGCTGACATTGATCCTGAAAAATGTCAGTTATGTGGGGATTGTTTAGAAAAATGCAAATTCAAGGCATTAAGTATAGTTGATGCATATGTTGTTTTAGACCCTATGAGTTGTGATGGTTGTGGAAAATGTTTAACTGTCTGTCAACATGGTGCTATTAATATTAACGGTAATATTGATGAGAAGATTTCAGCAACCATTGATGGTATTTTATCTGAAAAACAGGAAGGTGAACGTACTATTCTAGTTTTCCTTGATACAATAGGTTATACTGCAGCAGATAATATTGGAGTTAACAGGATTTCATATCCTGAATCTATCCATATTATTAAAGTACATTCAGTCAATAGGATAAGGCCAAATCATATTAAGCATGCACTTGAAAATGGTGCTGATGGAGTATTCATTGGTGAATTCCCGGGTGACCTGATGTATGAGGAAGTTGAACGTAAAATCCAAAGGGTTAGAGAGGAAATAAGTGATTTTGGTGAAAATCCTGAAAGATTGGCATTTTCTAAAGTCTACATTCCGTACTTCGAAGGACTGGCCCGTAAATTGAATGATTTTGATGATAAGATTGCACAATTGGATGGGACTGAAAATTAAATTAGAACATGACTTTAAAGATTATTCAGTGTAAAACCAATTCCAAAGGTAATGCAACATTTAGATAAAAAAGGAACATATAATGCAGTACTTAATTATAATGGTACAAGTCTTTACAAAAATATGTTCAAAAAAAGTCAAAATTAAAGTAAGATAGTAAATACATACATCC
It encodes:
- the hdrA gene encoding ferredoxin:CoB-CoM heterodisulfide reductase subunit HdrA — protein: MTDNLKIGVFLCECGGNISDIVDLDEVRKALNVEVIEQFENLCSLNGRKLIRDAIIERHLDRVVVAACSPISHERTFQDYVKPLNPYLMDMANIREQCSWVHDDKEKATKKAITLIKASIEKVKQSDEVNPIYCPIPEDVAVIGGGIAGMNAALSLAKQGKKVTIIEQSPSLGGYMAKIGKVFSPVKIAEECGMCLLNPILNDLVWNDNITVLTNSKVVEADRHAGTYNLIVEKSPRFVDPDKCIACGKCVDVCDIEVPDDWNEGLSKRKAIYRPFGQSYPEAYVIDPDACTKCGDCKRQCMMDAITLKQKPVKFPLQVGSIIVATGHQLINPDKRPDYSYSRHPDIITQMELGRITGVNGPTKGELLKSNGEVPKRVVMIQCVGSRDEKPDGHRYCSKICCSVASKNANIIKHKYPDTDVVVCYTDVRTPGMFEKYYKHTQENGVRFLRGRPGEVAVKGDDLIVRVENTIKGEFEEIEADMVVLSTAMEPSEGTKEIAEILNIGTTEDHFIKESHPKIKPVTTDVQGVFVCGTAQDPKDITDSIMQATSAASKVAEYNYGGVEIEPFIADIDPEKCQLCGDCLEKCKFKALSIVDAYVVLDPMSCDGCGKCLTVCQHGAININGNIDEKISATIDGILSEKQEGERTILVFLDTIGYTAADNIGVNRISYPESIHIIKVHSVNRIRPNHIKHALENGADGVFIGEFPGDLMYEEVERKIQRVREEISDFGENPERLAFSKVYIPYFEGLARKLNDFDDKIAQLDGTEN